A stretch of Gemmatimonas aurantiaca T-27 DNA encodes these proteins:
- a CDS encoding GspMb/PilO family protein, giving the protein MSAVRNPALPAPRERRERRVVMGAVIVLLASALLSYGIVPAVRRWRDGQQQIETLRDRVAQLHGLVERSAALDAAANEAERRLAESPRRALHAPSASLAANTLQALLQEASEGAGLVVTRVDISPTLDSTGAAHGTVSAYGDVRGLATLLSTLTHGARVVVPSALTVQQNSALRGAPDVVQVTMTVRAPVVIEGRAQ; this is encoded by the coding sequence ATGAGCGCCGTACGCAACCCAGCTCTTCCTGCACCGCGTGAACGGCGGGAGCGTCGTGTTGTCATGGGGGCCGTGATCGTTCTCCTGGCGAGCGCACTGCTCAGCTATGGCATCGTGCCAGCAGTGCGACGCTGGCGCGACGGGCAACAGCAGATAGAAACGCTGCGTGATCGCGTCGCACAGTTGCACGGATTGGTCGAACGGAGCGCGGCTCTCGACGCGGCGGCCAATGAGGCGGAGCGCCGTCTCGCCGAGTCACCGCGACGCGCATTGCATGCGCCTTCGGCCTCGCTGGCCGCCAATACGCTGCAAGCCCTGTTGCAGGAGGCCAGCGAAGGGGCCGGCCTCGTAGTGACCCGCGTGGATATCTCACCCACGCTCGACAGCACCGGCGCCGCGCACGGCACCGTTTCGGCGTACGGTGATGTACGCGGCCTCGCCACGCTGCTCAGCACCTTGACGCACGGCGCACGCGTGGTGGTGCCGTCGGCACTCACCGTCCAGCAGAACAGTGCGTTGCGAGGCGCGCCCGATGTGGTGCAGGTCACGATGACGGTGCGCGCGCCGGTGGTGATCGAAGGACGCGCCCAATGA
- a CDS encoding PulJ/GspJ family protein codes for MKSPTRRRTGFTLLELVIALSLTAVSTGVAASAIWAARRTAEAQQNFAMHGETDARWRALLTDMLRHAPPAERVDRPLLTITATTTGPELRFLSQGVREPFGTGAVWEVVVRQDGAGLMLQATPLARGASGATLGASEDSPGHLVARIPGVDALDIQVLETATGTSGAQWRHDWPLAQTRPAAIALQWQPHGRSIPEPTVTPLIVALETLSNTGVSP; via the coding sequence GTGAAGAGCCCCACGCGGCGGCGTACCGGTTTCACATTGCTCGAGCTGGTGATCGCCCTGTCGCTCACGGCCGTGAGCACTGGCGTGGCTGCGAGCGCCATCTGGGCGGCGCGGCGCACCGCCGAAGCACAGCAGAACTTTGCGATGCATGGCGAAACCGACGCACGGTGGCGTGCGCTCCTGACGGACATGCTGCGCCATGCACCGCCCGCCGAGCGTGTTGATCGTCCGCTGTTGACCATCACCGCAACGACCACTGGCCCGGAACTGCGTTTCCTGTCGCAAGGCGTGCGCGAGCCGTTTGGTACCGGCGCGGTGTGGGAGGTTGTTGTGAGACAGGACGGTGCCGGCCTGATGCTGCAGGCGACACCGCTTGCACGAGGCGCGTCCGGTGCCACGCTCGGAGCCTCTGAAGATTCGCCAGGTCACCTCGTCGCACGCATTCCCGGTGTCGATGCGCTCGACATCCAGGTACTGGAGACGGCAACGGGCACCAGCGGTGCACAATGGCGTCATGACTGGCCGTTGGCACAAACACGACCTGCTGCCATCGCGCTGCAATGGCAGCCGCATGGGCGATCGATCCCAGAGCCAACCGTGACACCGTTGATCGTAGCGCTGGAGACCTTGTCCAACACCGGGGTGTCACCATGA
- a CDS encoding type II secretion system protein, whose translation MRADSRGFTLVELLVVIAIMGIGAALVTVTWWRGDPSGREGALTRSALTAKARTLAVARSQHLLLEVHDDGQWVVRGAQRTTAVDTVATGRLVSDPRLPADAPDLPASFQLEIDPLGSCRPVSFSAAPSDAPGRAFDLTQCRWGIASPGSAPDGAS comes from the coding sequence GTGCGTGCGGATTCCCGTGGATTCACCCTCGTGGAGCTGCTGGTGGTGATCGCCATCATGGGCATCGGTGCGGCGTTGGTGACCGTCACGTGGTGGCGAGGTGACCCATCGGGCCGCGAGGGCGCACTCACGAGGAGTGCGCTGACGGCGAAAGCCCGCACGCTCGCGGTGGCGCGCAGCCAGCACCTGCTGCTCGAGGTGCACGACGACGGCCAGTGGGTGGTGCGTGGTGCCCAGCGCACCACCGCCGTCGACACCGTGGCAACAGGCCGTCTGGTGTCCGATCCACGCCTGCCGGCTGACGCGCCCGACCTGCCAGCGTCCTTTCAGCTCGAAATCGACCCGCTGGGATCGTGCCGGCCTGTGTCGTTTTCCGCCGCGCCATCTGATGCGCCTGGTCGCGCCTTTGATCTCACGCAGTGCCGTTGGGGGATTGCCTCCCCTGGTAGCGCGCCGGACGGTGCGTCATGA
- a CDS encoding S41 family peptidase codes for MTLKRAHWSGRLVRLGLPLAATTVVVVGGCAPVFRRVEPLEPHTARPSLCGQAAAPVARSRSAEPVVNPVATFDTAWSIIRRTHWDTTYNGVNWLALREELRPRAAAAHTRGELRLVLSEMVGRLRQSHFAIIPQELADNDRSADTTTAGQPARGGGGSLGWRFRYLDGAMVLTGVDSGGPAWAAGVRAGWTVQAVDGCPLAPRLAALPDDPDPRHVALRAFQLASRLLDGGEGDRIAVSLTDGKHRLQTHTLTFAAAPGTVTKFGNLPPMVAHLEWERVRQGGRTVGVIRFNTWMPVLSAQFDAAIDSLRSADAIVLDVRGNLGGVGGMSMGFAGHFVDTVLTLGTMHQRGATLRMVTNPRRVDTRARAVKPFAGPLALVVDELSASTTEIFAGGLQGHRRATVFGTRTAGQALPSVPERLPNGDILYHAIADFVGPTGTPVEGAGVLPDHVTPPTARALVEGRDPALQAALHWAATQVSRPPVP; via the coding sequence ATGACCCTCAAGAGAGCTCACTGGTCCGGTCGGCTTGTCCGACTCGGCCTGCCCTTGGCTGCCACGACCGTCGTCGTGGTGGGAGGCTGTGCACCGGTATTCCGGCGCGTCGAGCCTTTGGAGCCCCACACCGCGCGTCCGTCCCTCTGCGGGCAGGCCGCCGCGCCGGTCGCCCGTTCCCGCAGTGCCGAGCCGGTGGTGAATCCCGTGGCCACGTTCGACACCGCCTGGAGCATCATCCGCCGAACGCACTGGGATACCACGTACAATGGCGTGAATTGGCTGGCCCTGCGCGAGGAACTGCGCCCGCGGGCGGCGGCAGCCCATACCCGGGGTGAACTCCGCCTGGTCCTGTCAGAAATGGTGGGGCGCCTGCGGCAATCGCACTTTGCCATCATCCCCCAGGAGTTGGCCGACAACGACCGATCGGCAGACACCACCACCGCCGGGCAGCCCGCCAGAGGCGGTGGCGGATCGCTGGGATGGCGTTTTCGCTATCTCGACGGAGCGATGGTTCTGACGGGTGTGGACAGCGGCGGTCCGGCCTGGGCTGCGGGTGTGCGGGCCGGCTGGACGGTGCAGGCGGTGGATGGATGCCCGTTGGCGCCGAGGCTCGCCGCGCTGCCCGACGACCCCGACCCACGTCATGTGGCCTTGCGGGCCTTTCAACTGGCCAGTCGCCTGCTCGATGGGGGCGAAGGAGACCGCATTGCGGTGTCGCTGACCGACGGGAAGCACCGACTCCAGACCCACACACTCACCTTTGCGGCCGCACCCGGGACGGTGACCAAGTTCGGCAACCTGCCCCCGATGGTGGCACACCTGGAATGGGAGCGGGTGCGACAGGGCGGGCGCACCGTGGGGGTCATCCGCTTCAACACGTGGATGCCAGTGCTGAGTGCCCAGTTCGACGCCGCCATCGACTCCCTGCGCAGCGCCGATGCGATCGTGTTGGACGTGCGGGGCAATCTGGGCGGGGTGGGCGGCATGTCGATGGGCTTTGCCGGCCATTTTGTGGACACGGTGCTCACCTTGGGCACCATGCATCAGCGCGGCGCGACGCTGCGCATGGTCACGAATCCGCGTCGGGTGGACACCCGTGCCCGCGCGGTGAAACCCTTCGCCGGTCCGCTGGCGCTGGTGGTGGACGAGCTCTCGGCGAGCACCACCGAGATTTTTGCCGGCGGCTTGCAGGGTCATCGTCGCGCCACCGTGTTCGGCACCCGGACGGCCGGTCAGGCGTTGCCGTCGGTCCCCGAGCGCCTTCCCAACGGTGACATCCTCTACCACGCGATCGCCGACTTTGTGGGCCCCACCGGAACACCGGTGGAGGGGGCCGGTGTTCTACCCGATCATGTGACCCCGCCCACGGCTCGGGCGTTGGTTGAGGGGCGCGATCCCGCACTCCAGGCGGCCCTGCATTGGGCCGCCACTCAGGTGTCGCGTCCTCCGGTCCCCTGA
- a CDS encoding GspE/PulE family protein — MTDARDLRAAAAGPLARRFPARWLDEHAVLPLALADGVARVAATGFLSVAVRDVLARHLDAEIEVVVHEAAEIRAALLAAPRPSEAPATAEAADHDVAADDLRAMASREPVVQVVNALLAEAARAGASDLHFESTADGVRVRMRLDGVLHDVQRLGPDFRAAVISRLKVLAELDIAERRLPQDGRVRVRVGEQWLDVRVSTLPALHGESVVLRLLDAGGHDTAAPRSLESLGLHTSLLAPWRALVARSAGLLLVSGPTGSGKTTSLHASLLERSTPDVKVVSVEDPVEYRLDSVVQLPANTRAGFGFPQALRAILRHDPDVILVGEMRDAETAEIAVRAALTGHLVLSTVHTTDAVGAVARLLDMGVPPYLLTGTLQGVLAQRLVRRVCPACGVWREAHAEERRMLDGSIERVFAGRGCAACAQTGYRGRMAIAELLIVSDRMREAIAQSATSRTLHDIARTEGMQLLAADGVRAVRDGHTTPEEVRRVVNVLHADIPA, encoded by the coding sequence ATGACCGACGCACGCGATCTGCGCGCCGCCGCGGCCGGGCCACTGGCGCGCCGCTTCCCGGCCCGGTGGCTCGATGAACACGCGGTGTTGCCCCTCGCGCTGGCCGACGGGGTGGCTCGCGTAGCTGCCACGGGCTTCCTGAGTGTTGCCGTGCGCGATGTGCTGGCCCGGCATCTCGATGCCGAGATCGAGGTGGTGGTGCACGAAGCCGCGGAAATCCGCGCCGCCTTACTTGCCGCACCGCGGCCATCCGAAGCACCGGCTACAGCCGAAGCCGCGGATCACGATGTGGCCGCTGACGATCTGCGGGCGATGGCCAGCCGCGAACCTGTCGTACAAGTGGTGAACGCGCTGCTGGCCGAAGCTGCACGCGCCGGCGCCAGCGACCTGCATTTCGAAAGTACGGCTGATGGTGTGCGGGTGCGCATGCGTCTGGACGGCGTGTTGCATGATGTGCAGCGTCTGGGGCCAGACTTTCGCGCCGCGGTCATTTCCCGCCTCAAAGTGCTGGCCGAACTCGATATCGCCGAGCGTCGTCTGCCGCAGGACGGTCGCGTGCGGGTGCGAGTTGGGGAGCAATGGTTGGATGTGCGTGTGTCCACACTACCCGCGCTGCATGGCGAAAGTGTGGTGCTGCGACTGCTCGACGCTGGCGGGCACGATACGGCCGCTCCGCGTTCGTTGGAGAGCCTCGGACTCCATACGTCGCTCCTGGCCCCCTGGCGTGCACTCGTGGCCCGCAGCGCCGGCCTGCTGCTCGTAAGCGGTCCCACGGGGTCGGGGAAAACCACGTCACTCCACGCCTCGCTGCTCGAACGCAGCACCCCCGATGTGAAGGTGGTGTCGGTGGAGGACCCGGTGGAGTACCGCCTCGACAGCGTGGTACAGTTGCCGGCCAACACCCGCGCCGGATTCGGTTTTCCGCAGGCGTTGCGGGCCATCCTGCGTCATGACCCCGACGTGATTCTGGTGGGCGAGATGCGCGATGCAGAAACAGCGGAGATCGCCGTGCGCGCGGCGCTCACCGGACACCTGGTCCTGAGCACCGTGCACACGACCGATGCGGTGGGCGCCGTGGCGCGCCTGCTGGACATGGGTGTGCCACCGTACCTGCTGACCGGCACGCTGCAGGGTGTCCTGGCCCAGCGTCTCGTGCGGCGAGTGTGCCCGGCCTGCGGTGTCTGGCGGGAGGCGCACGCCGAGGAGCGGCGGATGCTCGATGGATCCATCGAGCGGGTGTTTGCAGGCCGTGGCTGCGCGGCCTGCGCACAAACGGGATATCGCGGACGCATGGCCATCGCAGAATTGCTCATCGTGTCCGATCGAATGCGAGAGGCTATCGCGCAGTCGGCCACGTCGCGAACGTTGCACGACATTGCCCGTACAGAGGGGATGCAGTTGCTCGCGGCCGATGGCGTGCGCGCCGTGCGGGACGGGCATACGACTCCCGAAGAAGTGCGGCGCGTGGTGAACGTGCTGCATGCGGACATCCCGGCGTGA
- the tal gene encoding transaldolase — MSTRLHALHAAGQSLWLDYIDRVMLSNGDLTRRIAEDALTGMTSNPTIFEKALAEGAAYDAQLATVDPTLSDRDAFFVLATTDVRAACDAFLGVYETTAGVDGYVSLEVSPDLARDAAGTVAEARRLWAIVDRPNLMIKVPGTVEGAEAIRTLIADGINVNVTLLFAIDAHARVIEAYIAGLEARAAAGLPINNVASVASFFISRVDSAIDKKLTAMAASSSAPADVLALEGKAAIANAKLAYRLFSASFSGARWEALSALGARVQRPLWASTSTKNPAFRDVLYVEELIGADTVNTLPPATLEAFRDHGEVRQSVTENVADADRTLAALEARGVSLQAVTDVLLAEGLASFEQSFVTLLGGLARKRATLAAGTR, encoded by the coding sequence ATGTCCACACGCCTTCACGCGCTGCACGCCGCCGGCCAGTCGCTCTGGTTGGACTACATCGATCGTGTCATGCTCTCCAACGGAGACCTGACCCGCCGGATCGCCGAAGATGCACTCACCGGGATGACCTCCAACCCGACCATCTTCGAGAAGGCGCTGGCCGAAGGCGCCGCGTACGATGCCCAGCTCGCGACGGTGGACCCGACGCTGAGTGATCGCGACGCGTTCTTCGTGCTGGCAACCACCGACGTGCGGGCGGCCTGTGACGCCTTTCTCGGTGTCTATGAGACGACGGCCGGCGTCGATGGATACGTCTCGCTCGAAGTCTCGCCCGACCTGGCGCGTGATGCGGCCGGCACGGTGGCCGAGGCGCGACGCCTGTGGGCGATCGTCGATCGACCGAATCTCATGATCAAGGTGCCGGGCACGGTGGAGGGCGCGGAAGCCATCCGCACGCTCATCGCGGACGGCATCAACGTGAACGTCACGCTGCTGTTCGCCATCGACGCACACGCTCGGGTGATCGAGGCCTACATCGCGGGGCTCGAAGCACGCGCCGCGGCCGGCTTGCCGATCAACAACGTGGCCTCGGTGGCCAGCTTCTTCATCAGCCGTGTGGACTCGGCCATCGACAAGAAGCTCACGGCGATGGCGGCGTCGTCCAGCGCGCCGGCCGACGTACTGGCGCTCGAAGGCAAAGCCGCCATTGCCAACGCCAAACTCGCGTATCGTTTGTTCAGCGCGTCCTTCTCCGGTGCACGCTGGGAGGCGCTGTCGGCACTCGGCGCACGGGTGCAGCGGCCGCTGTGGGCCAGTACCAGCACCAAGAACCCGGCTTTCCGCGACGTGCTCTACGTGGAAGAGCTGATTGGCGCCGACACGGTGAATACGTTGCCGCCGGCGACACTCGAAGCGTTCCGCGATCATGGTGAGGTACGTCAGTCCGTGACGGAAAATGTCGCAGACGCCGACCGTACGCTGGCCGCGCTCGAAGCCCGTGGTGTGTCTTTGCAGGCCGTGACCGACGTGCTGCTCGCCGAAGGGCTGGCGTCGTTTGAGCAGTCCTTTGTGACGCTGCTGGGCGGTCTCGCCCGCAAACGCGCCACTCTTGCCGCCGGCACGCGCTGA
- a CDS encoding secretin N-terminal domain-containing protein, with protein MSLLPDRIRSRPPWGASHRRLIGLLAALSIVVVIADPAALQAQRVSGSATGRVTDSTGQAGRAQPGSSLDFANARLADVIRTLATMLGRTVILSDIPDVRLTFATPSAVSTSDLERVLESVLEAHGLMLVSSGTVAQVMPNDKAPMTGTLRSGFPFPDPPPLGLVTQLVPLQSIRADEGADALRAVLAKGARVEIVARSNALLLVDRGANMARYLDLLRTLDAAPNGESGLRTYVVNLKYASAEEMAGVVGSLYGVQVANAGAGSLSDRSLSRALDTFRARDQETFRTRQTTSSSGAATPVTGATVARDSAAGLLVGRTTVVANTPTNSLVIRTAPPNFPMLRETIEALDIRPAQVLFEVTIAEIALGRGFEFGIDWAAVNRGGDVQAQFGNPEIPDTGSTSALLRVVRLDGTGVRALLRTIASKSEVQVLATPEIMAANNREASILVGSKVPFISSTRLGNDISIDRAVQYQDVGTKLAIIPTINDEGYISVQLLQEVSSLTPQTVAAALSAPVISTREASTRAVLRDGQTAVIAGLIGETRTTQDQGLPILKDIPWLGALFKRQSSTRQRTELAIFVTPYVVRSDADADGIRERIRKRMEDRSPGSLDDTPLTRRPPPR; from the coding sequence ATGTCTCTTCTTCCTGATCGCATTCGCAGTCGTCCGCCGTGGGGCGCATCGCATCGCCGACTGATTGGCCTGCTGGCGGCCCTGAGCATCGTGGTGGTGATCGCCGATCCGGCGGCACTGCAGGCGCAACGTGTGTCTGGCAGTGCGACAGGACGTGTGACCGACTCCACCGGCCAGGCCGGGCGTGCACAGCCTGGTAGTTCGCTCGATTTCGCCAATGCGCGTTTGGCCGATGTGATCCGCACGTTGGCCACGATGCTCGGGCGTACGGTCATCCTGAGTGACATCCCCGATGTGCGTCTCACCTTTGCGACGCCGAGTGCGGTCAGCACATCGGATCTCGAGCGGGTGCTGGAGTCGGTATTGGAGGCTCACGGTCTCATGCTCGTGTCGAGCGGCACCGTGGCCCAGGTGATGCCCAACGACAAGGCGCCCATGACGGGCACACTGCGTTCCGGGTTCCCCTTCCCCGACCCACCACCGCTGGGGCTCGTGACCCAGTTGGTGCCGCTGCAGTCCATTCGGGCCGACGAAGGAGCGGATGCCCTGCGGGCCGTGCTCGCCAAGGGCGCACGCGTGGAAATCGTCGCGCGCTCGAATGCGCTGCTCCTGGTGGATCGCGGCGCCAACATGGCGCGCTATCTCGACCTACTCCGTACACTCGATGCCGCGCCCAATGGGGAATCGGGGCTGCGTACCTACGTGGTGAATCTCAAATACGCGTCGGCGGAAGAAATGGCCGGCGTGGTGGGATCGCTGTACGGGGTGCAGGTCGCCAACGCCGGCGCGGGATCATTGTCCGATCGCTCGCTTTCGCGCGCCCTCGACACCTTCCGGGCGCGGGATCAGGAAACGTTTCGGACGCGTCAGACCACCAGTTCCTCCGGCGCGGCCACGCCCGTGACGGGTGCCACGGTAGCACGGGACTCGGCAGCAGGTCTGTTGGTTGGTCGCACCACGGTGGTGGCCAACACACCCACCAACTCGCTCGTGATTCGCACGGCGCCTCCCAATTTCCCGATGCTGCGGGAAACGATCGAGGCCTTGGATATCCGGCCGGCGCAGGTGCTGTTCGAGGTGACCATCGCCGAGATCGCGCTGGGACGTGGCTTCGAATTTGGCATCGACTGGGCCGCGGTGAATCGTGGCGGTGATGTGCAAGCCCAGTTCGGAAATCCCGAGATTCCCGACACCGGCTCTACATCGGCGCTGCTGCGTGTCGTGCGTCTCGATGGTACCGGTGTTCGGGCGTTGCTGCGCACGATTGCGTCCAAGTCCGAAGTCCAGGTACTGGCGACGCCGGAAATCATGGCGGCCAACAACCGGGAAGCCTCGATTCTCGTCGGCAGCAAGGTGCCGTTCATCTCGTCCACACGACTCGGCAACGACATCTCCATCGATCGCGCCGTGCAGTATCAGGACGTGGGCACCAAGCTCGCCATCATCCCCACGATCAATGACGAGGGGTACATCAGCGTGCAGTTGCTGCAGGAGGTGAGTTCACTCACGCCGCAGACGGTGGCCGCGGCCCTCAGTGCGCCGGTGATCTCGACCCGCGAAGCCAGCACTCGCGCCGTGTTGCGTGATGGGCAGACCGCCGTCATCGCCGGTCTGATTGGCGAAACCCGCACGACGCAGGATCAGGGATTGCCCATTCTCAAGGACATTCCGTGGCTTGGGGCACTGTTCAAACGCCAATCGTCGACGAGGCAACGCACCGAGCTCGCGATCTTTGTCACGCCGTATGTGGTGCGGTCGGACGCCGATGCGGATGGCATTCGGGAGCGTATCCGCAAGCGCATGGAAGATCGGTCGCCGGGCTCTCTCGATGACACGCCGCTCACCCGTCGTCCGCCGCCGCGTTGA
- the pyk gene encoding pyruvate kinase — MTIPRTGPERAAVDAPIPEVSTNFRRPHVPRTKIVGTLGPASNTPEGIRALIDAGLDVARINFSHGTHETHERTIKAVREVAAAAGRPVAILADLQGPRIRIGALPAPRELEVGSEVVLVPEDVASGTEIPITYADLHHDVNPGNRVLINDGLFELVVTRVDSPRVWATVVHGGTLTSNKGMNLPGIAVSAPSLTEKDRADLAFAVSHELDMIALSFVRRAQDIEELRALIPRTMLIVAKIEKDVALENIEEIMRATDAVMVARGDLGVELPFEEVPIAQKNIIATANRMGRPVITATQMLESMIDNPRPTRAEASDVANAIIDGTDAVMLSAETAAGHHPRLAVEAMRRIIKEIEIHPAAIHPRKFERRVLAGVNTEEAIAAATVAAVRMLDAPLVVVFTKSGFTARIVASHRPSVPILALTDEPRVCRQLALVWGVVPRLVPTARGYDHMVAMALREALDLNLVTKGDRVLVTAGVPFDVPGTTNLLKVETV, encoded by the coding sequence ATGACCATTCCCCGTACGGGTCCTGAACGTGCCGCGGTTGACGCGCCGATCCCCGAAGTGTCCACGAACTTCCGACGCCCGCATGTGCCGCGCACGAAGATCGTGGGGACGCTTGGACCGGCCAGCAACACGCCCGAGGGCATCCGCGCGCTGATCGATGCCGGTCTCGATGTGGCCCGCATCAACTTTTCGCACGGCACGCACGAAACACACGAGCGCACCATCAAGGCGGTGCGTGAAGTGGCCGCGGCGGCGGGCCGCCCCGTGGCCATTCTCGCGGACTTGCAGGGGCCGCGTATCCGCATCGGTGCGCTGCCAGCGCCGCGTGAGCTCGAAGTGGGTTCGGAAGTGGTGCTGGTACCGGAAGATGTGGCCAGCGGCACCGAGATTCCGATCACGTATGCGGATCTGCATCACGATGTGAACCCCGGCAATCGGGTGCTCATCAACGATGGCCTGTTCGAACTCGTGGTCACGCGCGTGGACAGCCCGCGCGTATGGGCGACTGTGGTGCATGGTGGAACGCTCACCAGCAACAAGGGGATGAATCTCCCCGGCATCGCCGTGTCGGCACCGTCGCTCACCGAGAAGGATCGCGCCGACCTCGCGTTCGCGGTGTCACACGAGCTGGACATGATCGCGCTCAGCTTCGTGCGTCGTGCGCAGGATATCGAAGAGCTCCGCGCGCTGATTCCGCGCACCATGCTCATCGTGGCCAAGATCGAGAAGGACGTGGCCCTCGAGAATATCGAGGAGATCATGCGGGCCACGGATGCCGTCATGGTGGCCCGTGGTGATCTCGGCGTGGAACTGCCGTTCGAAGAAGTGCCGATTGCGCAGAAGAACATCATCGCGACGGCCAATCGCATGGGCCGCCCGGTGATCACGGCCACGCAGATGCTGGAGTCGATGATCGACAATCCGCGCCCCACGCGTGCGGAAGCCAGTGACGTGGCCAACGCCATCATCGATGGTACGGACGCCGTGATGTTGTCGGCCGAAACGGCCGCCGGCCACCATCCGCGGCTGGCCGTGGAAGCGATGCGCCGCATCATCAAGGAAATCGAGATTCATCCGGCCGCTATTCACCCGCGCAAGTTCGAGCGGCGTGTACTGGCCGGTGTGAACACCGAAGAAGCCATCGCGGCGGCCACGGTCGCGGCGGTACGCATGTTGGATGCACCGCTGGTGGTGGTGTTCACGAAGAGCGGCTTCACGGCGCGCATCGTGGCGTCTCACCGTCCCAGTGTACCCATTCTGGCGCTCACCGATGAACCGCGGGTGTGCCGACAGCTCGCGTTGGTGTGGGGTGTGGTACCACGCCTCGTGCCGACGGCGCGTGGCTATGACCACATGGTGGCAATGGCGTTGCGCGAAGCACTCGATCTCAACCTCGTCACGAAGGGCGACCGGGTGTTGGTGACCGCCGGTGTGCCGTTCGACGTGCCCGGGACGACCAATCTGCTCAAGGTCGAAACGGTGTGA
- a CDS encoding type II secretion system F family protein, whose product MNEGRWHYRAADTTGREQEGVLSAANADDALAQLRARTLWVIDLRPQATTTSTNVHGDAAVMVNYATTLATVDRPPRMVDRFGDVLSAWWSRVSGQDAETLAALVRSMATLLAAGVPIDRALSHAASSENVHWRAPFVRIRNAVRRGESLSTACAAESALPSIMAPTVAAAEATGSLASAFEGLAEYLERGAELRARVRGALTYPTLLASSSAIAILVIVLVVVPRFAALLTDTGAPLPTSTKLLVGVSALVGQWWWLLTMVAVVAMVGLRQWLQSAEGRRQWHTWRLTLPVSGAAERQLDIARYLRTLALALGSGVSLLRAMGLARATVQNVALAAALEPAEREVREGGSLASALGPQLPPLSRQLLEAGEAASALGPLAARAATASETDAQRTLARVVALLEPMLILGLGGLVGFVALALLQAIYGLNAGVL is encoded by the coding sequence GTGAACGAAGGGCGCTGGCACTACCGTGCGGCAGATACCACGGGCCGCGAGCAGGAGGGTGTTCTCTCTGCGGCCAACGCCGACGATGCGCTGGCGCAACTCAGGGCACGCACGTTGTGGGTGATCGACCTGCGACCGCAGGCCACAACCACATCAACGAATGTGCACGGTGACGCCGCCGTCATGGTGAACTACGCCACGACGTTGGCGACCGTGGACCGCCCCCCCCGCATGGTCGACCGGTTCGGCGACGTGCTGAGCGCATGGTGGTCGCGGGTGAGCGGGCAGGACGCCGAAACGCTGGCCGCGCTGGTACGCAGTATGGCGACGCTGCTCGCGGCCGGTGTGCCCATCGATCGCGCGCTGAGCCATGCCGCATCGAGCGAAAACGTTCACTGGCGCGCCCCATTTGTCCGCATCAGGAATGCGGTCCGTCGCGGCGAATCGTTGTCGACCGCCTGCGCGGCGGAATCAGCGTTGCCGAGCATCATGGCTCCGACGGTGGCGGCGGCCGAAGCCACCGGTTCACTGGCCTCGGCCTTCGAAGGATTGGCCGAGTATCTGGAACGGGGCGCGGAACTGCGGGCCCGCGTTCGTGGGGCGCTCACCTATCCCACATTACTGGCCTCGTCGTCGGCCATCGCGATTCTGGTGATCGTGCTCGTGGTGGTGCCACGGTTTGCCGCCCTGCTGACCGACACCGGCGCACCACTGCCGACCAGCACGAAGCTCCTGGTTGGCGTCAGCGCCCTGGTGGGACAATGGTGGTGGTTGCTGACGATGGTGGCCGTGGTGGCGATGGTGGGGCTTCGGCAATGGCTGCAAAGTGCCGAAGGACGTCGCCAGTGGCACACCTGGCGTCTGACGCTGCCGGTGTCTGGTGCGGCGGAGCGTCAACTGGACATCGCCCGATATCTGCGCACGCTCGCCCTGGCGCTCGGTTCCGGCGTGAGCCTGTTGCGCGCAATGGGGCTGGCACGGGCCACTGTACAAAACGTGGCCCTCGCGGCGGCCCTCGAGCCGGCCGAACGCGAGGTGCGTGAGGGGGGCTCGTTGGCCAGCGCGCTGGGCCCACAGCTACCACCACTGTCTCGCCAGTTGCTCGAAGCGGGAGAGGCGGCGAGCGCCTTGGGCCCTTTGGCCGCCCGCGCGGCCACGGCATCGGAGACGGACGCTCAGCGCACCCTCGCGCGTGTGGTGGCATTGCTCGAGCCGATGCTCATCCTGGGTCTTGGCGGCCTCGTCGGTTTTGTGGCGTTGGCCCTGCTGCAGGCCATCTACGGTCTGAACGCCGGCGTACTCTGA